The Planctomycetia bacterium genome includes a window with the following:
- a CDS encoding glycosyltransferase family 39 protein has translation MSNDAPLETPADQNRRGAWDDAIRVFLFFLCGFWLTNAALDASEGEYAYRVARNFVRTGRLGFDEPLVGVFTLAPNGRIYAAHEFGNALLFIPTAAAIEHLDVVLVRMGYALPNVEQTEMFLVSFQPGVYAALTLAIVYLILTREFGQTARQGFLGCLALGFCTYFWNFSRFLYDGMLCCLITTSALAALLKYRATGRLVFAGAAFFLLGFGVATRLSLALLVVAALGFVLFGCAHSRWKVTLTALLALAPFAAWQLWYNQLRTGNPLLSPVQEPQFAVNNALDGNWPLGVVGLLLSPGKGLFVYVPLLIASVIVFRRFWRRDRALAGFLLASAVLWLLLHGKLRSWYGAWGWGPRHMIAIVPLVCLPALVELPTLWSRRRTRMVIDIALSAGFLLACAATICDYQYRMQIAESEHRLDDATFVWGVRNQAVDMFVGAGENLRVMLGLRRPYPLESAREPVHVISNRLNIWWYAWSQQGIPLLYILTACAPLLAMLIWTGRSLLRKTEE, from the coding sequence ATGTCGAATGATGCTCCGCTCGAAACGCCCGCCGACCAGAATCGGCGCGGAGCTTGGGACGATGCGATTCGGGTATTCCTCTTCTTCCTCTGCGGATTCTGGCTGACGAATGCGGCCCTCGATGCGTCGGAAGGAGAGTATGCCTATCGGGTCGCTCGCAACTTCGTCCGCACCGGACGACTCGGATTCGACGAACCGCTCGTCGGAGTTTTTACGCTCGCGCCCAACGGGCGGATCTATGCGGCGCACGAGTTCGGCAACGCGCTGCTGTTCATTCCCACCGCGGCGGCGATCGAGCATCTCGACGTCGTGCTCGTGCGTATGGGATACGCGTTGCCGAACGTCGAACAAACCGAAATGTTTCTCGTCTCGTTTCAGCCTGGTGTGTATGCGGCACTGACGCTCGCAATCGTCTATCTCATCCTGACGCGGGAATTCGGGCAGACGGCTCGGCAAGGTTTTCTCGGTTGCCTCGCGTTGGGGTTCTGTACTTATTTCTGGAACTTCAGCCGCTTCCTGTACGACGGAATGCTCTGCTGCCTCATCACGACCTCGGCCCTCGCCGCGTTGCTGAAATACCGCGCGACCGGCCGGCTCGTCTTCGCGGGAGCCGCGTTCTTTTTGCTCGGCTTCGGAGTCGCCACGCGTTTGTCGCTCGCGCTGCTCGTCGTCGCCGCGCTCGGGTTCGTCCTGTTCGGGTGCGCGCACTCGCGATGGAAAGTTACGCTCACGGCTCTGCTTGCGCTGGCGCCGTTTGCCGCTTGGCAGTTGTGGTACAACCAGCTTCGCACCGGCAACCCGCTGTTGTCTCCGGTGCAAGAGCCGCAATTCGCCGTCAACAATGCCTTAGATGGAAATTGGCCGCTTGGCGTAGTGGGGTTGCTGTTGAGTCCCGGCAAGGGATTGTTCGTCTATGTTCCGTTGTTGATCGCGTCGGTGATCGTCTTCCGGCGCTTTTGGCGACGCGACCGCGCGCTAGCGGGTTTTCTCTTGGCGAGCGCGGTGCTCTGGCTGCTCCTACACGGCAAGCTGCGGAGCTGGTACGGAGCTTGGGGCTGGGGGCCGCGGCACATGATCGCGATCGTGCCTTTGGTTTGCCTGCCTGCGCTCGTCGAGTTGCCGACGCTCTGGAGCCGACGGCGCACGCGCATGGTTATAGACATCGCGCTGTCGGCGGGCTTCCTCTTGGCCTGCGCCGCGACGATCTGCGATTATCAGTATCGCATGCAGATTGCGGAGAGCGAGCACCGGCTCGACGACGCGACCTTCGTGTGGGGAGTACGCAATCAGGCGGTCGATATGTTCGTCGGCGCGGGAGAGAACCTGAGAGTCATGCTGGGGCTTCGTCGGCCGTACCCGTTGGAGAGCGCGAGGGAACCGGTCCACGTCATTTCCAACCGGCTCAACATCTGGTGGTACGCTTGGTCGCAGCAAGGGATCCCGCTGTTGTATATTCTCACGGCCTGCGCGCCGCTCCTCGCAATGCTGATCTGGACCGGCCGCTCGCTGTTGCGGAAGACTGAGGAGTGA
- a CDS encoding phosphoadenylyl-sulfate reductase, producing MARNSTTPDLAEAAVAENASEDRFLLRIYRGPEESGESVSQQDLAVNEKSVAVAIPSAPPAEVALVPAATEEYLAYLKQQSEALESATPAEIIRWAVKEYAPKLTMATAFGPEGMAIIHMLAAIDRTVPVFNLDTGYQFQETLDLRTRVLEKYGIDIELRKPETSVAEYEKLHNGPLYKSNPDQCCFDRKLKVLQRSALGMSAWMSGIRRDQSPDRARAPIVGWDKKFGLVKVSPLANWTKKEVWSLITKEDVPYNPLHDQGYTSIGCQPCTRAVLFGEDERAGRWSGFEKKECGLHTSND from the coding sequence ATGGCTAGGAACTCAACCACTCCGGACCTCGCGGAAGCGGCCGTTGCGGAAAACGCGAGCGAAGATCGCTTTCTCTTGCGAATCTATCGAGGGCCGGAAGAATCAGGCGAAAGCGTGTCGCAGCAGGATTTAGCCGTGAACGAAAAATCGGTCGCCGTCGCAATCCCCTCTGCTCCGCCTGCGGAAGTCGCACTCGTGCCTGCCGCGACGGAAGAATACCTCGCCTACCTCAAGCAACAGAGCGAAGCGCTCGAGTCGGCGACCCCCGCAGAGATCATTCGCTGGGCCGTGAAGGAATACGCCCCGAAGCTCACGATGGCGACTGCCTTCGGGCCCGAGGGAATGGCGATCATCCACATGCTCGCGGCGATAGATCGAACCGTGCCGGTCTTCAACTTAGACACCGGCTACCAGTTTCAAGAGACGCTCGACCTGCGTACGCGCGTGCTCGAAAAGTACGGGATCGATATCGAACTGCGGAAGCCCGAGACGAGCGTGGCCGAATACGAGAAACTCCACAACGGCCCCCTCTATAAATCGAATCCCGATCAATGCTGCTTCGACCGGAAGTTGAAAGTGTTGCAGCGTTCGGCGCTCGGCATGTCGGCTTGGATGAGCGGGATTCGTCGCGATCAAAGTCCGGATCGGGCCCGCGCGCCGATCGTCGGTTGGGATAAGAAGTTCGGCTTGGTGAAGGTGAGCCCGCTGGCGAACTGGACGAAGAAAGAAGTTTGGAGCCTGATTACGAAGGAAGACGTTCCCTACAACCCGCTCCACGATCAAGGCTACACCAGCATCGGCTGCCAGCCCTGCACGCGCGCCGTGCTGTTCGGCGAAGACGAGCGGGCCGGCCGCTGGAGCGGTTTCGAGAAGAAAGAGTGCGGTTTGCACACGAGCAACGACTAG
- a CDS encoding metalloregulator ArsR/SmtB family transcription factor, whose amino-acid sequence MATKTAPSIDLIFRALSDRTRLRILNLLRAGELCVCDIVSVLDVPQPTASRHLAYLRKAGLALARKEGLWHYYRLSSAQTSFHKKLLECLAECKTVAPELAKDEKSLRSACRSNCCD is encoded by the coding sequence ATGGCTACCAAGACCGCACCCTCCATCGACCTGATCTTCCGAGCATTGTCCGACCGGACCCGCTTGCGGATTTTGAATCTGCTGCGGGCGGGCGAACTGTGCGTCTGCGACATCGTGTCCGTCTTAGACGTGCCGCAGCCGACTGCTTCTCGGCACTTGGCTTACCTGCGCAAAGCCGGGCTGGCCTTGGCTCGCAAGGAAGGGCTCTGGCACTACTACCGGCTGTCGTCGGCCCAAACCTCGTTTCACAAGAAACTGCTGGAATGCTTGGCTGAATGCAAAACGGTTGCCCCGGAGTTGGCGAAGGACGAGAAGAGCTTGCGTTCCGCCTGTCGTTCCAACTGTTGCGATTGA
- a CDS encoding decaprenyl-phosphate phosphoribosyltransferase, whose product MSEHERSEAGSMQARERRATKPMSSNGGTRLLPLLQGMRPYQWVKNVACLAGLVFSGRLLQPEMQLRALLAMLGFSAASSAVYLVNDFFDRQRDLLNPRTAGRPLASGRLPVGLAAFAAAVLITVSIAIAAYLGEACVATLACYFVLNIAYSLRLKQVVIADVICIALGFVARVLFGVYAVQVRPTPWIVLCMFSLALFLGFGKRRGEIDAMHEGAARARPVLARYTTRFLDFAMGLAATSTVTTYALYCIAPHHDPNMIATIFPVVYCVLRYAHQVLVEGRGQSPERLLYTDKMLWIGIIAWIALSIFVLYGKPKFVEFAGMFTAECLT is encoded by the coding sequence ATGAGCGAACACGAGCGCAGCGAGGCCGGCAGCATGCAAGCGCGCGAGCGCAGAGCGACGAAGCCTATGTCGAGCAACGGCGGCACACGGCTACTTCCGCTGCTGCAAGGGATGCGGCCGTATCAGTGGGTGAAGAACGTCGCGTGCTTGGCCGGGCTCGTGTTCTCAGGGCGTTTGCTCCAGCCCGAAATGCAACTTCGTGCGCTGCTCGCGATGCTCGGGTTTTCCGCTGCTTCGTCGGCCGTGTATCTCGTCAACGACTTCTTCGATCGGCAGCGCGACTTGCTCAACCCACGCACGGCCGGCAGACCGCTGGCCTCGGGCCGGTTGCCGGTCGGGCTCGCGGCGTTTGCCGCCGCCGTGTTGATTACGGTCTCGATCGCGATTGCGGCTTACCTCGGCGAGGCGTGCGTCGCCACGCTCGCCTGCTACTTCGTCTTAAACATCGCTTATTCGCTCCGGCTCAAGCAGGTAGTGATCGCCGATGTGATCTGCATCGCTCTCGGCTTCGTCGCGCGCGTGCTGTTCGGCGTGTATGCCGTTCAGGTTCGGCCGACTCCCTGGATCGTGTTGTGCATGTTTTCCCTGGCGCTATTCCTCGGGTTCGGTAAGCGACGCGGGGAAATCGACGCGATGCACGAAGGGGCTGCGAGGGCTCGCCCGGTGCTCGCTAGGTATACGACTCGCTTTCTCGACTTCGCGATGGGGCTTGCCGCTACGTCGACCGTGACGACCTACGCGCTCTATTGCATCGCCCCGCATCACGATCCGAACATGATCGCGACGATCTTCCCGGTCGTGTACTGCGTGCTGCGCTATGCCCATCAGGTTCTCGTCGAAGGGCGGGGCCAGTCGCCCGAACGTCTTTTGTATACCGACAAGATGCTCTGGATCGGGATCATCGCTTGGATCGCGCTGTCGATCTTCGTGCTCTACGGCAAGCCGAAATTCGTCGAGTTCGCCGGGATGTTCACAGCCGAATGCCTGACCTAA
- a CDS encoding glucose 1-dehydrogenase — MSQLQNKVAVVTGASKGIGAAIAKKLAAAGASVVVNYASSKAGGDAVVAEIVKAGGKAVAVQGDVSKQADIDRLFAETKKAYGKLDILVNNAGIFEFLPLGAITEEHFHKQFNLNVLGLLLTTQKAVELFGEAGGTVINTSSVVAVSPQPNGSVYSATKAAVDAITRSLAIELGPKKIRVNSVNPGMIETEGVHSAGFLGTDFHKKLLAETPLGRIGQPDDIAKAALFLASDDSGWVTGETLIVSGGNR; from the coding sequence ATGAGCCAGTTACAAAATAAAGTCGCAGTCGTTACGGGTGCCTCGAAGGGAATCGGCGCGGCGATCGCCAAAAAGCTCGCCGCCGCCGGAGCGTCGGTCGTAGTGAACTATGCGTCGAGCAAGGCCGGGGGCGATGCCGTAGTTGCCGAGATCGTGAAGGCCGGCGGCAAGGCCGTGGCCGTGCAAGGGGATGTATCGAAGCAAGCCGACATCGATCGCCTCTTCGCCGAAACGAAGAAGGCTTACGGCAAGCTCGACATCCTCGTCAACAACGCGGGAATCTTCGAGTTTCTACCCCTCGGCGCGATCACGGAAGAACACTTCCACAAGCAGTTCAACCTCAACGTGCTCGGGCTCCTGCTCACCACGCAGAAGGCGGTCGAGCTCTTCGGCGAAGCCGGCGGAACGGTCATCAACACGAGCTCCGTCGTCGCCGTGTCGCCGCAGCCGAACGGCTCGGTCTATAGCGCGACGAAGGCGGCGGTCGACGCCATCACGCGCTCGCTCGCAATCGAGCTCGGGCCGAAGAAGATTCGGGTCAACTCGGTGAATCCGGGCATGATCGAAACCGAAGGGGTTCACTCGGCCGGCTTCCTCGGCACCGACTTCCATAAGAAACTGCTGGCGGAGACCCCACTCGGCCGAATCGGCCAACCGGACGACATCGCGAAGGCGGCGCTGTTCCTCGCGTCCGACGATTCCGGCTGGGTGACCGGCGAGACGCTCATCGTCTCGGGTGGGAATCGATAG
- a CDS encoding DUF6428 family protein has translation MTLDEFAAVLSAHPDTALQLVLPDGSFVPAHFHVTEVGRVQKDFVDCGGTVRRSTSCVLQVWVANDVAHRLDTTKLAKIIHKGVELFETTAIPLEVEYDHGVISQYPVQEAEASQSGIILHLGTKHTTCLAQDRCGIKLDVLSSCSTSDCC, from the coding sequence ATGACCCTCGACGAATTTGCCGCCGTCTTGTCGGCGCACCCCGATACGGCGCTCCAGTTGGTGCTGCCCGATGGTTCATTCGTTCCAGCCCACTTCCATGTGACCGAGGTGGGGCGGGTCCAAAAAGATTTCGTGGACTGCGGCGGAACCGTTCGCCGTTCGACAAGCTGCGTGCTGCAAGTGTGGGTAGCGAACGACGTAGCTCACCGCCTGGACACCACGAAACTTGCCAAGATCATTCACAAGGGAGTGGAGCTCTTCGAGACGACGGCGATTCCCCTAGAAGTCGAATACGACCATGGCGTGATTTCTCAATACCCTGTTCAAGAGGCAGAGGCATCGCAGTCCGGCATTATTTTGCATCTCGGAACCAAACATACGACGTGCTTAGCTCAAGACCGTTGCGGCATAAAGCTTGACGTATTGTCGTCCTGCTCCACATCCGACTGTTGCTAG
- a CDS encoding arsenate reductase ArsC: protein MTTTKLILFVCVENSNRSQMAEAFARIHGADQVEAFSAGSRPSGRVNPKAIEAMRELGYDLTTHTSKGLDPFNGREVEVAVTMGCGDECPLVVAKQRVDWKIPDPRDMTPEQFRAVRDLIEAKVKELLQSL, encoded by the coding sequence ATGACCACGACGAAACTCATTCTGTTTGTCTGCGTCGAAAACTCGAACCGCAGCCAGATGGCCGAGGCATTCGCACGCATTCATGGTGCGGATCAAGTCGAGGCGTTCAGTGCCGGCTCTCGTCCTTCGGGTCGCGTGAACCCGAAGGCCATCGAGGCCATGCGGGAACTCGGCTACGACCTGACCACGCACACATCGAAAGGGCTAGACCCCTTCAACGGCCGAGAAGTCGAGGTCGCCGTTACGATGGGCTGCGGCGACGAATGCCCGTTGGTCGTCGCCAAGCAACGCGTGGACTGGAAGATCCCCGACCCCCGCGACATGACCCCGGAACAGTTCCGCGCAGTGCGAGACTTGATTGAAGCGAAGGTCAAAGAACTCCTTCAATCGCTGTAG
- a CDS encoding MIP family channel protein: protein MMNQIRRKLAAELFGTFALVFVGTGAIVVNDVSGGTVSHVGISLTFGLIVLAMIYALGDVSGCHLNPAVTLGFFMARRFDGRSIVPYVASQCCGAILAGLTLRLMFPAHATLGATLPTGDAIQAFVLEFILTLILMFVILSVSTGSKEKGMLAGVAVGSVIALEALFAGPISGASMNPARSLAPALVSLRFDSLWIYLIAPVLGACASVLVFRCIQDPGSCCREQP from the coding sequence ATGATGAACCAGATAAGACGGAAGCTGGCGGCGGAATTGTTCGGCACGTTCGCTCTCGTGTTCGTCGGAACCGGGGCCATCGTCGTCAACGACGTCAGCGGCGGCACGGTGTCGCACGTCGGCATCTCCTTGACCTTCGGGCTCATCGTGCTGGCGATGATCTACGCCTTGGGAGACGTCTCGGGTTGTCATCTGAACCCCGCCGTTACGCTCGGCTTTTTCATGGCCCGACGCTTCGACGGGCGATCGATCGTTCCTTACGTCGCGAGCCAGTGTTGCGGGGCGATTCTCGCCGGCCTTACGTTGCGCTTAATGTTTCCGGCCCACGCCACACTCGGCGCTACGCTGCCTACCGGTGATGCCATTCAGGCGTTCGTTCTCGAATTCATCCTGACGTTGATCCTGATGTTCGTGATCCTCAGCGTTTCGACCGGCTCGAAAGAAAAGGGAATGCTCGCCGGCGTCGCCGTGGGATCGGTGATCGCTCTCGAGGCGCTCTTCGCCGGACCGATCAGCGGAGCGTCGATGAACCCGGCGCGCTCCTTAGCGCCGGCGCTTGTTTCGTTGCGCTTCGACAGCTTGTGGATTTATCTTATCGCTCCGGTTCTCGGAGCCTGCGCGAGTGTTCTAGTCTTCCGCTGCATTCAAGACCCTGGAAGTTGCTGCCGCGAGCAGCCGTGA
- a CDS encoding rhamnulokinase — MSDQIFLAVDIGASSGRLLAGLFNGRRLQLEEVHRFENGAVDFGGSLQWNVLGLWQQILSGMRAARSKYGDRIRSIGVDTWGVDFALLGRDDVMLGNPVSYRDRRTEGQMDRAVAQLGREEIFSHTGLQFMPINTLYQLMALQAQNSPLLEAAKSFLMMPDLFHFLLTGVKANEITNATTTQFFNPVLRNWASELLDKLGLPTHILGELAEPGTTLGSLRSSVARETGLPPIDVVLPGTHDTASAVLAVPARSAPGARPDWCYISSGTWSLIGIETPAPVMSELCRKLTFTNEGGVGHTVRVLKNITGLWIVQECRRIWSQSGVDFAGGEYSWDALNRMSAAAEPLVSFIDPDDATFQAPQNMPEAIRAFCKRTGQAVPAGEGEIVRTAIDSLALKYRYVLGKLEELAGGRLETIHVVGGGTQNRQLCQATADACGRRVVAGPIEATAIGNVMMQAIAAGAVGNIAQAREVVGESFSVEEYSPCDAGRWDEAYGKFVRLLPRD, encoded by the coding sequence ATGTCCGATCAGATTTTTCTCGCCGTCGATATCGGCGCTTCCAGCGGCCGGCTGCTGGCCGGACTTTTCAACGGCCGTCGGCTGCAACTCGAGGAAGTGCATCGCTTTGAAAACGGCGCGGTCGATTTCGGCGGGTCTCTCCAGTGGAACGTCCTCGGCCTGTGGCAACAAATCCTCAGCGGCATGCGAGCCGCGCGGAGTAAATACGGCGATCGGATTCGCAGCATCGGCGTCGATACCTGGGGGGTCGACTTCGCGCTCCTCGGACGAGACGACGTCATGCTCGGAAACCCGGTCTCGTATCGCGACCGCCGCACCGAAGGACAAATGGATCGCGCCGTGGCGCAGCTCGGTCGCGAAGAAATCTTCTCGCATACCGGTCTGCAGTTCATGCCGATCAACACGCTCTATCAACTGATGGCGCTCCAAGCGCAGAACTCGCCGCTGCTGGAAGCGGCAAAGTCGTTTCTGATGATGCCCGACTTGTTCCACTTTCTGCTCACCGGCGTGAAGGCGAACGAGATCACGAACGCCACGACGACGCAGTTCTTCAATCCGGTCTTGCGCAACTGGGCCTCGGAGTTGCTCGACAAGCTCGGCCTGCCGACGCACATTCTCGGCGAGCTCGCGGAGCCCGGCACGACGCTCGGCTCGTTGCGCTCGAGCGTGGCTCGCGAGACCGGTCTGCCGCCGATCGACGTCGTCTTGCCCGGCACGCACGACACGGCCAGCGCCGTGCTCGCGGTCCCCGCGCGCAGCGCTCCGGGCGCGCGGCCCGACTGGTGCTACATCTCGTCGGGCACTTGGTCGTTGATCGGCATCGAGACTCCCGCGCCGGTCATGAGCGAGCTCTGCCGCAAGCTCACGTTTACCAACGAAGGTGGCGTCGGGCACACGGTTCGCGTGTTGAAGAACATCACCGGCCTCTGGATCGTGCAAGAGTGCCGGCGCATCTGGTCGCAATCGGGCGTCGATTTCGCCGGCGGCGAATATAGCTGGGACGCGCTCAATCGCATGTCGGCGGCTGCCGAGCCGCTGGTGTCGTTCATCGATCCCGACGACGCGACGTTTCAAGCGCCGCAGAACATGCCCGAAGCGATCCGCGCGTTTTGCAAGCGGACGGGCCAAGCGGTTCCGGCCGGCGAAGGAGAGATCGTGCGCACGGCGATCGACAGCCTCGCGCTGAAGTATCGCTATGTGCTCGGCAAGCTCGAAGAACTCGCAGGCGGACGCCTCGAGACGATCCATGTCGTCGGCGGCGGCACGCAAAACCGGCAGCTATGCCAAGCCACGGCCGATGCCTGTGGGCGCCGGGTCGTCGCGGGCCCGATCGAAGCGACGGCGATCGGCAACGTGATGATGCAAGCGATTGCGGCCGGCGCGGTGGGCAACATCGCCCAAGCCAGAGAAGTGGTCGGCGAAAGCTTCAGCGTGGAAGAGTATTCGCCCTGCGATGCCGGGCGCTGGGACGAAGCTTACGGAAAATTCGTACGGCTCTTGCCGCGAGATTGA
- a CDS encoding pirin family protein gives MFRIRKAADRGHADHGWLNTYHTFSFSSYYDPEQMGFRSLRVMNEDYVRQGQGFGTHPHRDMEIVTYVLEGALEHKDSMGNGEVLRPGEFQRMSAGTGITHSEFNPSAGEPVHLYQIWLLPEKKGITPSYEQKRFPDEELHNTLRLVAARDAAQGALAIHQDAQIYLSKLDAGRKVEHRLATGRHAWLQVLRGSVQLNGHALETSDGAAVSDEALLEIEATVPAEVMLFDLN, from the coding sequence ATGTTTCGTATCCGCAAAGCCGCCGACCGCGGACATGCCGACCACGGCTGGCTCAACACCTATCACACCTTTTCGTTCTCGTCGTACTACGATCCGGAGCAGATGGGCTTCCGTTCGCTGCGCGTGATGAACGAAGACTACGTGCGCCAGGGGCAGGGCTTCGGCACGCATCCGCATCGCGACATGGAAATCGTGACGTATGTGCTCGAAGGTGCGCTGGAACATAAAGACTCAATGGGGAACGGCGAAGTGCTTCGGCCCGGCGAGTTTCAACGGATGTCGGCCGGTACGGGAATCACGCATAGCGAGTTCAATCCGTCGGCCGGTGAACCGGTGCATCTCTATCAGATCTGGCTCTTGCCGGAGAAGAAGGGGATTACGCCGAGCTACGAGCAGAAGCGGTTTCCGGATGAAGAGCTGCACAACACGTTGAGGCTCGTCGCCGCGCGCGATGCGGCGCAAGGTGCGCTGGCGATTCATCAAGACGCGCAGATCTACTTGTCGAAGCTCGATGCCGGCCGTAAGGTCGAGCATCGCTTAGCAACCGGCCGGCATGCGTGGCTGCAAGTGTTGCGAGGCTCCGTCCAACTGAACGGCCACGCACTCGAAACCAGCGACGGCGCGGCGGTGAGCGACGAAGCGCTACTGGAAATCGAAGCGACCGTGCCGGCTGAAGTGATGCTGTTCGATTTGAACTAA